TCGGCAACTTTGTCGACAAGGTCATCTTCAAGAATGAAGAAGGCCAGGGCATCGCCTACTACGTGGCGACTATCGTTGCCGAGCTGATCCTGGGCATCCTAGCCAGCATGATCGTCATGTGGTTCTCGCGCCGCCGCGAATACCGCGCCGACGAAGCCGGTGCGCAATTGGCCGGCACCGCTGCAATGATCGGCGCCCTGCAGCGCCTGCGCGTGGAACAAGGCTTGCCGGTGCACATGCCGGACACCATGAAGGCCTTCGGTATCAATGGCGGCCTCAAGCACGGCCTGGCCGGGCTGCTGATGAGCCACCCGCCGCTGGAAGACCGTATCGAAGCGCTGCGTCGCCGCGGTTGATCCACCCGGTAAAAACAAGAAAGGGCGACTTCGGTCGCCCTTTTTTGTGCCTGCCTGCCCATCAGCGACTGATGCGATACACCCGCTCCAACAGACTGGCAGCACCGGCCTGGGCAAACTTGGGGCTCTCCTGAATGATCTCTAGCACCTCCAGCACCTCCACCCGCCACCCCGCAAACCCCTGCCGCACCTCATCATCGGCCACCGAAAATGGCGGCCCGGCCAACAGCGCCTGGTCATAATCCAGCGTCACCAACAGCCCTTGGCAACCCGTCGGCAACAATTCAGCCAGCAGCCGCATGTACCGCAGGCGCATCTCGGGCGGCAATGCAATCAACGCGGCGCGGTCATAGACCCCCGCACAATCAGCCAGATCCTGCGCCTGCAAGGCAAAGAAATCCCCGCACCACACTTCCACTTCAGCACATCGCCAAACCTCGAAGCCGCCCCTTTGCGACACTTCGGGCTCAAGCCCGTGCTCGCGGAAAAACCCCTCCACTGCCCGGCGCGACAGCTCCACCCCCAGCACGCGATAGCCCTGCCCTGCCAACCAGGCCAAGTCCAGGCTCTTGCCGCACAACGGCACCAGCACCCGGCTACCAGGCGCCAACGCCAGCGCGGGCCAGTGCGCCTGCAGGTAAGGGTTGACCTGCATTTGATGGAAGCCGATCTGGTTATCGGCCCATCGCTTGTGCCAGAACGCTGGTTCCATGACAGCTCCTATACTCATCAAGCGCTTCGATAGATAGCGCAGAAAACTTGGTTTGGATTTCGATCGGTAACTGATTGAAGATGACAGCATCTTAACCCTCAGGACCCCACCATGCTGCCCAGCCTGTTCATTTCCCATGGATCACCCATGCTTGCCCTACACCCAGGCGCTAGCGGGCCGGCCCTCGCCGGGCTGGCCAACGCCCTGCCGCAGCCCAAGGCAATCGTGGTGGTGTCGGCGCACTGGGAAAGCCGTGAGCTGCTGGTGACCGGCAGCCAGCAACCCGAGACCTGGCATGACTTCCACGGCTTCCCTCCGGCGCTATATGCCGTGCAGTACCCGGCGCCGGGTGAGCCTGCGCTGACCGAAGAGGTGTGTGCATTACTGGGCGCTGCCGGCCTGCCCGCACGTACCGATGCGCACCGCCCGTTCGACCATGGCGCCTGGGTACCGCTGAGCCTGATGTACCCGAGCGCCAACATCCCGGTGATACAGGTCTCGCTGCCCAGCCAGAGGGGGCCTGCCTTGCAACTCAAGGTCGGCCAGGCGCTGGCAGGGTTGCGCGCGCAGGGGGTACTGCTGGTGGGCTCGGGGAGCATTACCCATAACCTGGGGGAGCTGAACTGGCACGCCGGGCCGGACGTGATAGAACCTTGGGCACTGGCGTTTCGGGATTGGGTGGTGGCGCGGCTGCAGGACGATGACCGGGATGCGCTGGTGGATTACCGGCAGCAGGCACCGTTTGCGGTGCGTAACCATCCCAGCGATGAGCATTTGCTGCCGCTGTACTTTGCCTTGGGGGCTGGAAGCAAGTTCGGGGTGGTGCACCAGGGGTTCACCCTGGGGGCACTGGGGATGGACATTTACAGGTTCGACTGAAGGGCCTTTTCGCGGGGCAAGTCGGACCGCGAAGAGGCCGGTACAGGCAAAAAAAATCCCCAGCACAGGCCGGGGATTTTTTTATTACGCCAGGATCAATCTTCGCGGTAGCGACGCAGCTTCAGCTGCTTGCCAGCCACGCGGGTGTCCTTGAGCTTGGACAGCAGCTTCTCCAGGCCATCTTCCGGCAGCTCGACCAGGCTGAAGCTGTCGCG
The sequence above is drawn from the Pseudomonas putida genome and encodes:
- a CDS encoding thiopurine S-methyltransferase; the protein is MEPAFWHKRWADNQIGFHQMQVNPYLQAHWPALALAPGSRVLVPLCGKSLDLAWLAGQGYRVLGVELSRRAVEGFFREHGLEPEVSQRGGFEVWRCAEVEVWCGDFFALQAQDLADCAGVYDRAALIALPPEMRLRYMRLLAELLPTGCQGLLVTLDYDQALLAGPPFSVADDEVRQGFAGWRVEVLEVLEIIQESPKFAQAGAASLLERVYRISR
- a CDS encoding DODA-type extradiol aromatic ring-opening family dioxygenase encodes the protein MLPSLFISHGSPMLALHPGASGPALAGLANALPQPKAIVVVSAHWESRELLVTGSQQPETWHDFHGFPPALYAVQYPAPGEPALTEEVCALLGAAGLPARTDAHRPFDHGAWVPLSLMYPSANIPVIQVSLPSQRGPALQLKVGQALAGLRAQGVLLVGSGSITHNLGELNWHAGPDVIEPWALAFRDWVVARLQDDDRDALVDYRQQAPFAVRNHPSDEHLLPLYFALGAGSKFGVVHQGFTLGALGMDIYRFD